The following proteins come from a genomic window of Paenibacillus spongiae:
- a CDS encoding NAD(P)H-hydrate dehydratase — translation MFVLTSEEMRRIDQDTIERIGIPALVLMENAGRAVADEVAALAESAGTRWLVLAGKGNNGADGLVAARHLRDAGLIVTVIYADDPELLTKEAALQRDIVMRIGIPYIRYDRNPIDWGNVDGIIDALLGTGSKGAPRDVYGELIMQANESGKPIVAIDIPSGLDADTGEAGDPCIRAQRTVALGFKKCGLLQYPGADYAGDVVVRSIGIPSGLAEEHGIQTYEADESVLVSRLGVDPGKERAADTHKGTYGHVLVAAGSRAMSGAGLLSSAAALRGGCGLVSWAVPDSIIATLGGRPPELMLAGVQDGGGGWSATDPEELLALSQGKQALVVGPGMGRWKGDSAWLRTIWQRAEIPLVLDADALNMIADAEGFASWPVRQAPTVFTPHPGEMARLSGIPTREVQRNRIDAARQYAAKHKVTLALKGARTVCAEPGGDVYINVTGNAGMATGGAGDVLAGLIGSLLAQGLTGIQAAVTGVYRHGEAGDRAAANRHSPASLIASDIIFEL, via the coding sequence ATGTTTGTCTTAACGTCGGAAGAAATGAGACGAATCGATCAGGATACCATCGAGCGGATTGGCATTCCCGCTCTTGTTCTGATGGAGAATGCCGGACGGGCAGTCGCTGATGAGGTGGCAGCTCTGGCTGAATCCGCCGGAACAAGATGGCTCGTTCTGGCGGGCAAAGGAAATAATGGCGCCGATGGACTTGTCGCTGCACGGCATCTTCGGGACGCCGGTCTGATCGTGACGGTTATCTATGCCGATGACCCTGAATTATTGACGAAGGAAGCTGCCTTGCAGCGGGATATTGTGATGCGGATTGGCATTCCGTACATACGCTATGACCGGAACCCGATTGACTGGGGCAATGTGGACGGGATTATTGATGCGCTGCTAGGTACAGGATCGAAAGGCGCGCCCAGAGACGTATACGGGGAGCTGATCATGCAAGCCAATGAGAGCGGCAAGCCGATTGTCGCCATTGACATTCCCAGCGGACTGGATGCTGACACGGGGGAAGCGGGCGACCCTTGCATTCGAGCCCAACGTACGGTTGCGTTGGGATTCAAGAAATGCGGCTTGCTCCAATATCCCGGCGCTGATTATGCGGGAGATGTCGTTGTGCGTTCCATCGGGATTCCTTCGGGATTGGCAGAGGAGCACGGGATTCAGACGTATGAAGCGGATGAGTCGGTACTCGTGTCCCGACTTGGTGTCGATCCGGGAAAGGAGAGGGCGGCGGACACCCATAAGGGCACTTATGGGCACGTGCTGGTCGCTGCAGGAAGCAGGGCGATGAGCGGAGCCGGGCTGCTGTCATCGGCAGCTGCACTGCGCGGAGGCTGCGGCCTTGTCAGCTGGGCGGTACCGGACAGTATTATAGCAACTCTAGGCGGCAGGCCGCCTGAGCTTATGCTAGCCGGCGTCCAGGATGGCGGCGGCGGTTGGAGCGCAACCGACCCGGAAGAGCTCCTTGCGCTGTCTCAAGGCAAACAGGCGCTTGTCGTAGGTCCGGGCATGGGTCGGTGGAAGGGAGATAGCGCATGGCTCCGGACGATATGGCAGAGAGCGGAGATTCCGCTTGTTCTCGATGCCGATGCGCTCAATATGATAGCCGATGCGGAAGGCTTTGCGTCATGGCCGGTTAGACAAGCGCCTACCGTATTCACCCCGCATCCTGGCGAAATGGCGCGTCTGTCAGGCATCCCAACGCGCGAGGTTCAGCGCAATCGCATTGACGCCGCCCGTCAGTACGCGGCAAAACACAAAGTCACGCTTGCTCTGAAGGGGGCGCGAACGGTATGTGCGGAGCCGGGCGGCGATGTCTATATTAACGTTACCGGCAATGCGGGGATGGCAACGGGAGGAGCGGGCGACGTTCTCGCCGGTTTGATCGGATCGCTGCTTGCCCAAGGTTTAACCGGCATACAAGCGGCTGTCACGGGGGTATACCGACATGGCGAAGCGGGGGATCGGGCCGCCGCCAATCGTCATTCGCCCGCATCTTTGATTGCAAGCGATATCATTTTCGAGCTGTAG
- a CDS encoding sugar phosphate isomerase/epimerase family protein: MKLGLSTYSLLNAIKSGEMTVLDVITWIKENGGQHMEIVPYGFTLVDNLALADDVRDKAGEAGIALSNYSMPANFVQETELEFDAEVDRLKQHVDLLNRMGIKHMRHDVTAFTLPPEKMTIRYFEDALPQIIEGSRKIADYANTFGITTTIENHGFSVQASDRVQRVLQLVDRPNFKTTLDVGNFLCVDEDPLVGVKRNLPYASLVHFKDFYIRPYYRYPGGGDWFRTANGNYMRGAIVGQGDLPIPEIVKLIKSSGYDGYVTVEFEGMEDCKVGSKLGMDYLRQLWDES, from the coding sequence ATGAAGCTGGGATTAAGTACGTATAGTTTGCTGAATGCGATCAAGTCGGGCGAGATGACCGTTCTCGACGTCATTACTTGGATTAAAGAAAATGGCGGCCAGCATATGGAAATTGTTCCGTACGGATTTACGCTAGTCGATAATTTGGCGTTAGCGGATGATGTGAGGGACAAGGCCGGTGAAGCCGGTATAGCGTTATCGAACTATTCCATGCCTGCGAATTTCGTCCAGGAGACCGAACTTGAATTCGATGCGGAAGTCGATCGGCTGAAGCAACATGTTGATTTGCTTAACCGGATGGGCATCAAGCATATGCGTCATGATGTGACCGCTTTCACGCTGCCGCCTGAGAAGATGACGATCCGCTATTTCGAGGATGCGCTTCCGCAGATCATTGAAGGAAGCCGCAAGATAGCTGACTATGCCAATACGTTCGGCATAACGACGACAATCGAGAACCACGGCTTCAGTGTACAAGCAAGCGACCGCGTCCAGCGCGTCCTGCAGCTTGTCGATCGTCCGAACTTCAAAACAACGCTCGATGTCGGCAATTTCCTGTGCGTGGATGAAGATCCGTTGGTAGGCGTAAAGCGGAATTTGCCTTACGCGTCTCTCGTGCATTTCAAAGACTTCTACATTCGTCCATATTACCGCTATCCTGGCGGCGGCGATTGGTTCCGTACTGCGAATGGCAATTATATGCGAGGTGCCATTGTCGGTCAAGGGGATCTTCCGATACCGGAAATCGTAAAGCTTATCAAATCGTCGGGCTATGACGGTTATGTGACTGTCGAGTTTGAAGGCATGGAAGACTGCAAGGTCGGCTCCAAGCTCGGAATGGATTATTTGCGACAGCTCTGGGATGAGAGCTGA